One region of Salvia miltiorrhiza cultivar Shanhuang (shh) chromosome 3, IMPLAD_Smil_shh, whole genome shotgun sequence genomic DNA includes:
- the LOC131017959 gene encoding ethylene-responsive transcription factor CRF2-like: protein MQEELAMFKYSEHVTQTTVVNRRENPISGRKSPFPARTVRFSVTDADATDSSSDEEEGFTVKRQRVRKFINEVRIQPCCRDDNGVVTGNAAVHGGLNGAVRVSRPALKRKKSGGGGRTAAAGGARKFRGVRQRPWGKWAAEIRDPLRRVRLWLGTYDTAEEAAMVYDHAAIQLRGPDALTNFSAPAPAHHSIASSGYNSGEESSHNNAKSPKSVLRFVSAADSQAEAEAAEAEAEAESSCAFPQNDAVASGENDVENFSDFPIFPTSDDIFAEFENPASLFDQTAGFSDDIFGMDFCSSDLLIGSSTDFGLGSSSWQTDDFFHDFGDIFGSDPLVAL from the coding sequence ATGCAAGAGGAGTTAGCCATGTTCAAGTACAGCGAGCACGTAACGCAGACCACAGTCGTAAATAGGCGGGAAAATCCAATTTCCGGCAGGAAAAGCCCTTTTCCGGCGAGGACGGTGCGATTCTCCGTCACAGACGCCGACGCCACGGACTCCTCCAGTGATGAAGAGGAGGGGTTCACCGTGAAGCGCCAGAGAGTGAGAAAATTCATCAACGAGGTCAGAATCCAGCCCTGCTGCAGAGATGATAACGGCGTCGTTACCGGGAATGCCGCCGTTCATGGAGGTTTGAACGGCGCCGTGAGGGTTAGCCGGCCCGCGCTGAAGCGGAAGAAGAGTGGCGGCGGCGggaggacggcggcggccggGGGGGCGAGGAAGTTCCGCGGCGTGCGGCAGCGGCCGTGGGGGAAGTGGGCGGCGGAGATTCGCGACCCCCTGCGGCGCGTGCGGCTGTGGCTGGGGACCTACGACACGGCGGAGGAGGCAGCCATGGTGTACGACCACGCGGCCATACAGCTACGTGGGCCCGACGCGCTCACCAACTTCTCGGCTCCGGCGCCGGCTCATCACAGCATAGCCAGCTCCGGGTACAACTCCGGCGAGGAGTCGTCGCACAACAATGCCAAGTCGCCGAAGTCGGTGCTCCGTTTCGTCTCGGCGGCTGACTCCCAAGCCGAGGCGGAAGCGGCGGAGGCGGAAGCCGAAGCCGAGTCGTCATGCGCCTTCCCGCAAAATGACGCCGTCGCGAGCGGCGAGAATGATGTGGAAAACTTCTCGGACTTCCCGATATTTCCAACGAGCGACGATATATTCGCCGAGTTTGAGAATCCGGCAAGCTTGTTTGATCAAACGGCGGGTTTCTCGGACGATATTTTCGGTATGGATTTCTGCAGCAGCGATTTGCTTATCGGGTCAAGTACAGATTTCGGGCTCGGGTCATCCAGCTGGCAAACCGATGACTTCTTTCATGACTTTGGCGATATATTCGGGTCGGATCCTCTCGTTGCGCTTTGA